One Solanum lycopersicum chromosome 2, SLM_r2.1 genomic region harbors:
- the LOC101253441 gene encoding uncharacterized protein, with protein MEVAGSTRKPFQQTEINWDKLDKTRFYVVGAGIFTGLTVALYPISVIKTRMQVATNNAAKESAFSVVRGLVRNDGIPGLYRGFGTVITGAVPARIIFLTALETTKVTAFKMVEPFKLSEPVQAAIANGVAGMLASLCSQSVFVPIDIVSQRLMVQGYSGHASYNGGLDVARKVLKSEGIRGLYRGFSLSVLTYSPSSAVWWASYGSSQRFIWSKLLDNGTEHGGPAPSQGKIVSVQAAGGIIAGATASCITTPLDTIKTRLQVMGHDKRPSAGQVVKQLIAEDGWTGFYRGLGPRFVSMSAWGTSMILAYEYLKRLCAVNE; from the exons atggaggTTGCTGGATCTACAAGGAAGCCATTTCAACAAACCGAGATTAACTGGGACAA GCTTGATAAGACTAGGTTCTATGTCGTAGGAGCTGGGATATTTACAGGGCTTACTGTTGCACTATACCCCATTTCTGTCATCAAGACTAGAATGCAGGTGGCAACCAATAATGCTGCAAAAGAGAGTGCATTTTCTGTTGTCAGGGGCCTAGTGCGAAATGATGGTATTCCCGGTTTATATAGAGGATTTGGAACTGTCATTACAGGGGCGGTTCCTGCCAGAATTATATTTCTCACAGCACTAGAGACCACTAAGGTGACTGCATTTAAGATGGTGGAACCATTCAAGCTATCAGAACCTGTACAGGCAGCTATAGCAAATGGTGTTGCTGGCATGCTGGCGTCTCTTTGTTCACAATCCGTCTTTGTTCCAATTGACATA gtTAGTCAAAGGTTAATGGTGCAAGGATACTCAGGACATGCAAGCTACAATGGAGGCTTGGATGTTGCTCGCAAAGTTCTGAAGTCAGAAGGTATACGTGGACTATATAGAGGATTCAGTCTGTCTGTTCTAACATACTCCCCATCCAGTGCTGTATGGTGGGCAAGTTATGGTTCGAGCCAGCGCTTCATATGGAG CAAGCTCTTGGATAATGGAACTGAGCATGGTGGGCCTGCTCCCAGCCAGGGGAAAATAGTGTCAGTTCAAGCTGCTGGTGGGATCATCGCCGGTGCTACTGCATCTTGCATAACAACTCCATTGGACACCATTAAAACTAGGTTGCAG GTGATGGGACACGATAAGAGACCTAGTGCAGGGCAAGTAGTTAAGCAGCTAATTGCTGAGGATGGTTGGACAGGATTTTACAGGGGATTAGGTCCAAGATTTGTCAGCATGTCAGCGTGGGGAACCTCCATGATACTTGCCTATGAATATCTCA AGCGCTTGTGTGCAGTAAACGAATAG